The DNA sequence TTAAGGTTGGATTCAAATTCTTTAGCGATATTTTTTTTGAAAACATTTTCCAACACATTCCATCCAATCCCCGTGCTCCTGCAGAAACTCCCGATAATCCCCGAGTTCCTGACCACGGTGCTTGTTTTTTCTTCCTTTACAAATTTCTCAAAAGGTATTCCCTGTTTTCGGCCTTCAAAATGTAAATTTTCTGTTTTGACAAGTTCGGAATCATAAATTAAAAACGCGTTATTTTTGAGCCTGTTTTTATGCGAATCCAGAGTTTCCTGGTTTAACGCGAGTATGCAATCGACCTTGTCCCTGTGGACCGCGATTTTATTCCGTGAAATCCTTATTATTGAAAAAGTGTGGCCGCCCCTTATCAGCGAAGGATATTCGCGGTATATATAGATATAATAACCAAGCCGTCCCAAAATCCTGGCAAGGACCAAACTGGCCTTGTCGATCCCATCCCCCGCCCTGCCGCCTATAAGAAGAGAAAATTCTTCCATATTAGTTTCCCTGAACAATCTGAACTCCCCTTAATCCCCTCTTTACTCTTCTCCTCCTCTTTTTTTTCGCGAAGCGATCACTTCGTGAAAAGAGGAGGCCGGGTGGAGTTCATAATTATATTTTTCCTCATGGTTGTTTTGTATTTCACTTTATTAATTTCGCCGCTATTTTCGCCACATGGTTTCCCTGGTATCTCGCAGCCTCCAATTCATTTTCCGACGGCATACGTTCTCCCGCTCCCCCCGCGATAGTTGACGCGCCATAGGGAGAACAGCCGGTAATTTCATCGATTCGCATCTGCCCCTGGAAAGTATAAGGGAGCCCTACAATAATCATCCCGTGATGAAGCAGCGTGGTGTGAAAACTAAGGATCGTCGATTCCTGGCCGCCGTGCTGTGTCGCCGAACTTGCGAACACGCTTCCTGCTTTCCCCACCAGCGCGCCTTTTAACCACAGATGCCCTGTCGCGTCGAGAAACTGGCGCATCTGGCCGCACATGTTTCCATATCTTGTCGGAGTGCCGAAAATAATCGCGTCCGCCTGCGGGAGCTCATCGACATTGCATACCGGTATATGGGCGAATTTTTTCTGCGGTTCAACCGCCCCCATTTTTTCAAGTATTTCTTTAGACAATGTCTCCGGCACCCTGCGAAGTTCCGGGACCGCGCCTTTCACCCTTTTGACGCCTTCAGCGACAGCCTCGGACATACGGTAAATATGGCCGTACATGGAATAAAAAACAATTAATATTTTCATTTTTTTAATCCTCCATTTTTTCGAACTGGTCTTTCCCGACCCCGCATACAGGGCAAATCCAGTTATCCGGCAAATCTTCGAACGCGGTCCCGGGGTTTATTCCGCTCGATGGGTCACCGGCTTTAGGATCATAGATATAACCGCATACCGAACATTGATACCTTGACATGAATTAATCCTCCTGTTATTTTATTTTATTCGCGAAATTTTTTCCAAATTCGTAACATTGTTTTGATTCGTTCTCATCAGGTACATATTTAAACTGGATACCAGGCTGTGATATCTCCACACCTGTTTCTCTCAGGACATTTTCTATTGATTTCACCGCCCCGCCTCCCCAGCCGTAAGAACCAAAAGCGCAGCCTATCCTGTTTTTTGGTTTCAATCCTTTCAGGAATTCCAGGAACCCCGCAATAGTAATAAGCATGTCATTATTATGGGTTGATGAACCAATGATAAAACCCCTGCTGTCAAGCATTTCCCCTATTACCTCGGTCCTGTCCGCCTGGTTGATATCATAAAGCTTCACCTCTATGCCGGCGTCCATCAGGCCATCAACGATTTTCCTCGCCATTTTTTCAGTCGACAGCCACATTGTTTCATAAACAACAACGACCTTTTTCCTGGTTTCATTTTTACCCCATGATAAATAAGCGTTAATAATCTTCATGGGGTCTTTCCGCCAGATTATCCCGTGGCTGGGAGCTATCATCTTAATAGGTATGCCCATTTTCACGACATCCTCGATTTTCTTTACGACAAGGCCGCTCAAAGGCCATAAAATATTCGCATAATATTTCGCCGCCTCTTCCATTACAAGCGAAAGGTCAACTTCGTCATCAAACATTTTTGAGGACGCGTAATGCTGGCCGAACGCGTCATTGGGCATGAGCATTTCTTCCTCCGGGCAATACGTAAACATGCTGTCAGGCCAGTGAAGCATCGGCGCTTCCACAAATACAAGCGTCCTCTTTCCTAATTTGAGTTTATCGCCTGTTTTTACGACCTGGAAATCCCAGTTCCCGTAATAATTTTTATAAAGCCCCTCCCTGCATTTTTGAGTGCCGAAAACCTTCGCGCCCGGGCAAAGCTTCATTATGGCGGGGAGCGCTCCTGAATGGTCTGTTTCAACGTGGTTTGCTATAACGTAATTTATTTGAGACGGGTCAATGACCTGCTTTATGTTCTCAATCATTTCACCGGCAAAAGGGCCGTAAACAGTGTCAACCAGGGCGATTTTTTCATCCATAAGAAGATATGAGTTATAGGTGGTCCCTCTTTTCGTGTTGTATGTGTGCCCGTGAAACGTCCTGACATTCCAGTCAATGGCCCCGACCCAGTAAATACCGCTTTTCACTTCCAATTTGCCCATTTTTTTCCTCCTATGTTAGAACTCCCCCTCTTTAAAAAAAGAGGGGGAACTCCTTCTTCCCCTCCTCTTTTTTCAAAGAGGAGGTTGGGAGGAGTTCATATTATCTCTTTATTTGTTTTTTCACCTGTCAAACTCAATTTTTATAATATACTTTTTAAACATTCAGATAAAGATGATACTTCTACTTTTTATTGACTTTTTTCCACCCAAACCTAAAATTATAATTTTAACAATTCCCTGACTTTTTCAAGCATAATTTTTATATCAAAAGGCTTGCTGATGACCGCGTCCGCCAGTTTTAACGTGGTTTCCTCATCAATATATATTTTTTTCTGGATTTTATTTTCATCCATTAAACTGGTATTTTTAGGCCTGCCGCTTATAATTATTATTTTGATTTTGATATTTTTTCCTCTTATGCTCTTCAAGACTTCAAACCCGTTTAACCCGGGGAGTTTAATGTCCAGGATAAGCAGGTCATAATTGCCGTTTTCAATG is a window from the bacterium genome containing:
- the wrbA gene encoding NAD(P)H:quinone oxidoreductase, which encodes MKILIVFYSMYGHIYRMSEAVAEGVKRVKGAVPELRRVPETLSKEILEKMGAVEPQKKFAHIPVCNVDELPQADAIIFGTPTRYGNMCGQMRQFLDATGHLWLKGALVGKAGSVFASSATQHGGQESTILSFHTTLLHHGMIIVGLPYTFQGQMRIDEITGCSPYGASTIAGGAGERMPSENELEAARYQGNHVAKIAAKLIK
- the rd gene encoding rubredoxin, translating into MSRYQCSVCGYIYDPKAGDPSSGINPGTAFEDLPDNWICPVCGVGKDQFEKMED
- a CDS encoding flavodoxin domain-containing protein; protein product: MGKLEVKSGIYWVGAIDWNVRTFHGHTYNTKRGTTYNSYLLMDEKIALVDTVYGPFAGEMIENIKQVIDPSQINYVIANHVETDHSGALPAIMKLCPGAKVFGTQKCREGLYKNYYGNWDFQVVKTGDKLKLGKRTLVFVEAPMLHWPDSMFTYCPEEEMLMPNDAFGQHYASSKMFDDEVDLSLVMEEAAKYYANILWPLSGLVVKKIEDVVKMGIPIKMIAPSHGIIWRKDPMKIINAYLSWGKNETRKKVVVVYETMWLSTEKMARKIVDGLMDAGIEVKLYDINQADRTEVIGEMLDSRGFIIGSSTHNNDMLITIAGFLEFLKGLKPKNRIGCAFGSYGWGGGAVKSIENVLRETGVEISQPGIQFKYVPDENESKQCYEFGKNFANKIK
- a CDS encoding response regulator, producing the protein MKGFTMQPRIFIIDDDKELCEEITEILSGEGYSVNAAYDGLKGKKIIENGNYDLLILDIKLPGLNGFEVLKSIRGKNIKIKIIIISGRPKNTSLMDENKIQKKIYIDEETTLKLADAVISKPFDIKIMLEKVRELLKL